Proteins from a single region of Anastrepha ludens isolate Willacy chromosome 5, idAnaLude1.1, whole genome shotgun sequence:
- the LOC128863490 gene encoding proteasome maturation protein, which translates to MESAPKIIDASPNWAAPVHKNALMQTTSKVPVDGSENVWLMQVARNREGQGVPLKMAMELHAANQVGRLPFLNSSNMMRDVLLGRDEMIDFSDILGNPEHFEFHNEPHATVEKMQERKSNYNGMW; encoded by the exons atg GAATCTGCACCTAAAATTATTGATGCTTCACCGAATTGGGCTGCACCCGTTCACAAAAATGCATTGATGCAGACAACCTCAAAGGTGCCTGTGGATGGGAGCGAAAACGTTTGGTTAATGCAAGTAGCGCGCAACAGGGAAGGACAGGGAGTGCCTCTAAAGATGGCTATGGAATTGCATGCAGCCAATCAAGTTGGCCGACTTCCTTTCCTAAATTCTAG CAATATGATGCGCGATGTGCTTCTGGGTAGGGATGAAATGATTGACTTCTCTGATATACTCGGCAATCCAGAACACTTTGAATTCCACAATGAACCACATGCTACCGTGGAAAAGATGCAGGAGCGTAAATCAAACTATAACGGGATGTGGTGA